One segment of Manduca sexta isolate Smith_Timp_Sample1 chromosome 27, JHU_Msex_v1.0, whole genome shotgun sequence DNA contains the following:
- the LOC119190841 gene encoding DNA topoisomerase 1-like, whose translation MIDNNKINNYLKSQMPNLTAKFVRTYRACTTFENYLNTKINRTDTLADKVKALKQATLEVAKLCNHKNKDRFEIQSSKMNYIDPRIAIAWCKRNEVPLTKFYSKTQQTYFKWAIDEINRVGAYFVFAKYNI comes from the exons ATGATCgataataataagattaataattatttaaagtctCAAATGCCAAATTTGACTGCAAAATTTGTCCGCACATACCGCGCGTGTACTACgtttgaaaattatttgaacACCAAGATTAACAGAACAGACACACTTGCGGATAAGGTGAAAGCTTTGAAGCAGGCTACTTTGGAAGTCGCAAAACTATGCAACCACAAGAATAAAG atcGATTTGAAATCCAATCGTCGAAGATGAATTATATTGACCCTCGCATCGCAATCGCTTG GTGCAAACGGAACGAAGTGCCTTTAACAAAATTCTACAGTAAAACAcaacaaacttattttaaatgggCCATCGACGAGATTAACAGGGTCGGGGCATATTTTGTGTttgcaaaatataacatttaa